One part of the Andrena cerasifolii isolate SP2316 chromosome 4, iyAndCera1_principal, whole genome shotgun sequence genome encodes these proteins:
- the Liprin-beta gene encoding liprin-beta 1 isoform X4, which produces MIALRGSVPNLCPPTNLAHIGTIPPFCPAVYNMSLCSEKHSCQGDHKEYRGNRSNQSFEPGKKRRLRNRIDREQRARSQTDLFLRRRESHCCPLQHFQDARKWNESQAKTEERLRKLENERGALRMEVSVLSEQVDAQSNKIQELESMLRGKKDSLRRMEEALQKEVLSRSALETQKLELLSSLSEMKLRQASLEHENLALRSTSPVSNGERFGRHTSQYSSLPRPPSSSKKGVVFGKVPSLTSGAHTTVPLAIRGASARCLSAPTLAEEEKTIIIEDSSSRVETVAEKPLAELSMEEIGDWLANLGLECYASELRRWGATGAKLLECSQQQLEKELEIKVILHRKKLLYAVESEKSGGLDFLGSDKMDNAAVLRWLDDIGLPQHKEAFHNGKVDGRMLHRLTTEDLLNLGVTAQLHAASLRRGIQVLRELNFEFDNLERRSTTGNGADGSNLRFWTNHRVMEWLRVVDLAEYAPNMRGSGVHGGLLVYEGRFTSELLATLLSISPGKTLLRRHLTTHFNQILGREVVQTKREIESTLGFVPLTLTARLKVPKKSQFTLKRKKSKNEADYGNLVCPLEASPPGTPSTPTSTPGSPNLNSPTF; this is translated from the exons ATGATTGCTCTCAGAGGAAGCGTACCCAATCTCTGTCCACCCACAAATTTGGCTCACATTGGGACCATCCCACCTTTCTGTCCTGCAGTTTATAACATGAG CCTTTGTTCAGAAAAGCACAGTTGTCAGGGAGACCATAAAGAGTACAGAGGAAATCGAAGCAATCAGTCTTTTGAGCCAGGAAAAAAACGACGTCTTAGAAATAGAATAGATCGTGAGCAAAGAGCTAGATCGCAGACAGATCTCTTTTTAAGGAGAAGGGAATCTCATTGTTGTCCCCTACAGCATTTTCAAGATGCTCGAAAATGGAATGAATCTCAAGCAAAGACTGAG GAACGTTTAAGAAAATTAGAGAATGAACGTGGAGCATTACGCATGGAAGTATCAGTTTTATCAGAGCAGGTGGATGCACAGTCCAATAAAATCCAAGAATTGGAAAGTATGCTTAGAGGGAAGAAGGATTCCCTTAGGAGAATGGAGGAGGCATTGCAGAAA GAAGTACTCTCGAGAAGTGCTTTGGAAACACAGAAGTTAGAGCTTTTAAGCTCTTTGTCAGAAATGAAGCTCAGGCAAGCGAGTTTAGAACACGAAAACCTTGCGCTTAGGAGTACAAGTCCTGTATCGAAT GGAGAGAGATTTGGAAGGCATACCAGCCAGTACAGTAGTCTTCCTAGGCCACCAAGTTCTTCGAAGAAGGGTGTAGTTTTCGGTAAGGTTCCCAGTTTAACTTCTGGAGCACACACGACGGTACCATTGGCCATTAGAGGAGCCTCCGCGAGATGCCTGTCTGCGCCTACTCTAG CGGAAGAGGAGAAGACAATAATTATAGAAGATTCAAGTTCTCGAGTAGAAACAGTGGCTGAGAAACCTTTGGCAGAGCTATCGATGGAAGAAATTGGAGACTGGCTCGCAAACCTGGGATTAGAATGTTACGCGAGCGAATTAAGACGATGGGGCGCCACTGGAGCAAAATTGCTTGAATGTTCGCAGCAGCAATTAGAGAAGGAGTTAGAAATTAAAGTTATTCTGCACAGGAAGAAATTATTGTACGCGGTGGAGTCCGAGAAATCAGGTGGACTTGACTTTCTCGGGTCGGATAAG ATGGATAATGCAGCAGTTCTACGTTGGCTCGACGATATTGGTTTGCCGCAGCATAAAGAAGCCTTTCACAATGGTAAAGTTGATGGGAGAATGTTACATAGACTCACCACTGAAGATCTTTTAAATCTTGGAGTTACTGCACAATTGCATGCCGCGAGTCTTAGACGAGGAATTCAG GTCCTCCGAGAACTAAATTTTGAATTCGATAACCTCGAGAGGAGATCTACCACTGGCAACGGGGCGGATGGTAGTAATCTTCGTTTCTGGACAAACCATCGAGTAATGGAGTGGCTTAGAGTGGTTGATCTAGCGGAATATGCTCCCAACATGAGAGGATCCGGAGTGCATGGAGGTTTACTGGTGTACGAAGGCAGATTTACTTCAGAATTATTGGCCACGCTGCTCAGTATTTCTCCTGGGAAAACTCTTCTCCGAAGGCATTTAACTACGCATTTCAATCAAATTCTTGGTAGAGAAGTCGTGCAAACGAAAAGGGAAATTGAAAGCACTCTTGGATTTGTTCCGCTCACACTTACAGCTCGCTTGAAG GTACCAAAGAAATCTCAGTTCACGTTGAAGCGTAAGAAGAGCAAGAACGAAGCTGACTATGGTAATTTAGTCTGCCCTTTGGAAGCTTCACCTCCAGGTACCCCATCGACACCTACTTCGACTCCAGGCAGCCCTAACTTGAATTCACCCACATTCTAA
- the Liprin-beta gene encoding liprin-beta 1 isoform X5, translating to MGKSEERNGTTIRAGESTFLAKTSEASKMLEAALLQMDDIISGACTESNNEGTTEWKDSVREATRNLVTAIKSSPNPPSPPDAATIDILLQWMQPERLRKLENERGALRMEVSVLSEQVDAQSNKIQELESMLRGKKDSLRRMEEALQKEVLSRSALETQKLELLSSLSEMKLRQASLEHENLALRSTSPVSNGERFGRHTSQYSSLPRPPSSSKKGVVFGKVPSLTSGAHTTVPLAIRGASARCLSAPTLAEEEKTIIIEDSSSRVETVAEKPLAELSMEEIGDWLANLGLECYASELRRWGATGAKLLECSQQQLEKELEIKVILHRKKLLYAVESEKSGGLDFLGSDKMDNAAVLRWLDDIGLPQHKEAFHNGKVDGRMLHRLTTEDLLNLGVTAQLHAASLRRGIQVLRELNFEFDNLERRSTTGNGADGSNLRFWTNHRVMEWLRVVDLAEYAPNMRGSGVHGGLLVYEGRFTSELLATLLSISPGKTLLRRHLTTHFNQILGREVVQTKREIESTLGFVPLTLTARLKVPKKSQFTLKRKKSKNEADYGNLVCPLEASPPGTPSTPTSTPGSPNLNSPTF from the exons ATGGGTAAAAGTGAAGAAAGAAACGGAACTACGATACGAGCAGGCGAATCAACTTTTCTTGCGAAAACGAGTGAGGCCAGTAAGATGCTAGAAGCAGCTTTGCTACAGATGGACGACATTATTTCTG GTGCTTGCACAGAAAGTAATAATGAAGGAACCACAGAATGGAAGGATTCTGTGAGAGAAGCTACAAGAAATCTTGTGACAGCAATTAAAAGTTCTCCGAATCCTCCTTCGCCTCCTGACGCAGCTACTATTGACATCCTCCTGCAATGGATGCAACcg GAACGTTTAAGAAAATTAGAGAATGAACGTGGAGCATTACGCATGGAAGTATCAGTTTTATCAGAGCAGGTGGATGCACAGTCCAATAAAATCCAAGAATTGGAAAGTATGCTTAGAGGGAAGAAGGATTCCCTTAGGAGAATGGAGGAGGCATTGCAGAAA GAAGTACTCTCGAGAAGTGCTTTGGAAACACAGAAGTTAGAGCTTTTAAGCTCTTTGTCAGAAATGAAGCTCAGGCAAGCGAGTTTAGAACACGAAAACCTTGCGCTTAGGAGTACAAGTCCTGTATCGAAT GGAGAGAGATTTGGAAGGCATACCAGCCAGTACAGTAGTCTTCCTAGGCCACCAAGTTCTTCGAAGAAGGGTGTAGTTTTCGGTAAGGTTCCCAGTTTAACTTCTGGAGCACACACGACGGTACCATTGGCCATTAGAGGAGCCTCCGCGAGATGCCTGTCTGCGCCTACTCTAG CGGAAGAGGAGAAGACAATAATTATAGAAGATTCAAGTTCTCGAGTAGAAACAGTGGCTGAGAAACCTTTGGCAGAGCTATCGATGGAAGAAATTGGAGACTGGCTCGCAAACCTGGGATTAGAATGTTACGCGAGCGAATTAAGACGATGGGGCGCCACTGGAGCAAAATTGCTTGAATGTTCGCAGCAGCAATTAGAGAAGGAGTTAGAAATTAAAGTTATTCTGCACAGGAAGAAATTATTGTACGCGGTGGAGTCCGAGAAATCAGGTGGACTTGACTTTCTCGGGTCGGATAAG ATGGATAATGCAGCAGTTCTACGTTGGCTCGACGATATTGGTTTGCCGCAGCATAAAGAAGCCTTTCACAATGGTAAAGTTGATGGGAGAATGTTACATAGACTCACCACTGAAGATCTTTTAAATCTTGGAGTTACTGCACAATTGCATGCCGCGAGTCTTAGACGAGGAATTCAG GTCCTCCGAGAACTAAATTTTGAATTCGATAACCTCGAGAGGAGATCTACCACTGGCAACGGGGCGGATGGTAGTAATCTTCGTTTCTGGACAAACCATCGAGTAATGGAGTGGCTTAGAGTGGTTGATCTAGCGGAATATGCTCCCAACATGAGAGGATCCGGAGTGCATGGAGGTTTACTGGTGTACGAAGGCAGATTTACTTCAGAATTATTGGCCACGCTGCTCAGTATTTCTCCTGGGAAAACTCTTCTCCGAAGGCATTTAACTACGCATTTCAATCAAATTCTTGGTAGAGAAGTCGTGCAAACGAAAAGGGAAATTGAAAGCACTCTTGGATTTGTTCCGCTCACACTTACAGCTCGCTTGAAG GTACCAAAGAAATCTCAGTTCACGTTGAAGCGTAAGAAGAGCAAGAACGAAGCTGACTATGGTAATTTAGTCTGCCCTTTGGAAGCTTCACCTCCAGGTACCCCATCGACACCTACTTCGACTCCAGGCAGCCCTAACTTGAATTCACCCACATTCTAA
- the Liprin-beta gene encoding liprin-beta 1 isoform X1, with amino-acid sequence MTAKNLLRYNIEDTRLIMEEEEKGHARGSDSSEAISRIKQWDSRWTPSEGYDSSGTSNSEQEEDEFANIDFFEQQVHESGNCFCQSCPLGYAKMIALRGSVPNLCPPTNLAHIGTIPPFCPAVYNMSLCSEKHSCQGDHKEYRGNRSNQSFEPGKKRRLRNRIDREQRARSQTDLFLRRRESHCCPLQHFQDARKWNESQAKTEERLRKLENERGALRMEVSVLSEQVDAQSNKIQELESMLRGKKDSLRRMEEALQKEVLSRSALETQKLELLSSLSEMKLRQASLEHENLALRSTSPVSNGERFGRHTSQYSSLPRPPSSSKKGVVFGKVPSLTSGAHTTVPLAIRGASARCLSAPTLAEEEKTIIIEDSSSRVETVAEKPLAELSMEEIGDWLANLGLECYASELRRWGATGAKLLECSQQQLEKELEIKVILHRKKLLYAVESEKSGGLDFLGSDKMDNAAVLRWLDDIGLPQHKEAFHNGKVDGRMLHRLTTEDLLNLGVTAQLHAASLRRGIQVLRELNFEFDNLERRSTTGNGADGSNLRFWTNHRVMEWLRVVDLAEYAPNMRGSGVHGGLLVYEGRFTSELLATLLSISPGKTLLRRHLTTHFNQILGREVVQTKREIESTLGFVPLTLTARLKVPKKSQFTLKRKKSKNEADYGNLVCPLEASPPGTPSTPTSTPGSPNLNSPTF; translated from the exons ATGACCGCAAAGAATTTGTTAAGATACAATATCGAAGATACAAGATTAATCATGGAAGAAGAGGAGAAAGGGCACGCAAGAG GCTCAGACTCATCAGAAGCTATATCAAGAATAAAACAATGGGATAGTAGATGGACACCTTCAGAGGGCTATGATTCTTCAGGAACATCTAATTCTGAACAAGAAGAGGATGAATTTGCGAATATTGACTTCTTTGAGCAGCAAGTACATGAATCTGGCAACTGTTTTTGCCAG AGTTGTCCGTTAGGTTACGCTAAAATGATTGCTCTCAGAGGAAGCGTACCCAATCTCTGTCCACCCACAAATTTGGCTCACATTGGGACCATCCCACCTTTCTGTCCTGCAGTTTATAACATGAG CCTTTGTTCAGAAAAGCACAGTTGTCAGGGAGACCATAAAGAGTACAGAGGAAATCGAAGCAATCAGTCTTTTGAGCCAGGAAAAAAACGACGTCTTAGAAATAGAATAGATCGTGAGCAAAGAGCTAGATCGCAGACAGATCTCTTTTTAAGGAGAAGGGAATCTCATTGTTGTCCCCTACAGCATTTTCAAGATGCTCGAAAATGGAATGAATCTCAAGCAAAGACTGAG GAACGTTTAAGAAAATTAGAGAATGAACGTGGAGCATTACGCATGGAAGTATCAGTTTTATCAGAGCAGGTGGATGCACAGTCCAATAAAATCCAAGAATTGGAAAGTATGCTTAGAGGGAAGAAGGATTCCCTTAGGAGAATGGAGGAGGCATTGCAGAAA GAAGTACTCTCGAGAAGTGCTTTGGAAACACAGAAGTTAGAGCTTTTAAGCTCTTTGTCAGAAATGAAGCTCAGGCAAGCGAGTTTAGAACACGAAAACCTTGCGCTTAGGAGTACAAGTCCTGTATCGAAT GGAGAGAGATTTGGAAGGCATACCAGCCAGTACAGTAGTCTTCCTAGGCCACCAAGTTCTTCGAAGAAGGGTGTAGTTTTCGGTAAGGTTCCCAGTTTAACTTCTGGAGCACACACGACGGTACCATTGGCCATTAGAGGAGCCTCCGCGAGATGCCTGTCTGCGCCTACTCTAG CGGAAGAGGAGAAGACAATAATTATAGAAGATTCAAGTTCTCGAGTAGAAACAGTGGCTGAGAAACCTTTGGCAGAGCTATCGATGGAAGAAATTGGAGACTGGCTCGCAAACCTGGGATTAGAATGTTACGCGAGCGAATTAAGACGATGGGGCGCCACTGGAGCAAAATTGCTTGAATGTTCGCAGCAGCAATTAGAGAAGGAGTTAGAAATTAAAGTTATTCTGCACAGGAAGAAATTATTGTACGCGGTGGAGTCCGAGAAATCAGGTGGACTTGACTTTCTCGGGTCGGATAAG ATGGATAATGCAGCAGTTCTACGTTGGCTCGACGATATTGGTTTGCCGCAGCATAAAGAAGCCTTTCACAATGGTAAAGTTGATGGGAGAATGTTACATAGACTCACCACTGAAGATCTTTTAAATCTTGGAGTTACTGCACAATTGCATGCCGCGAGTCTTAGACGAGGAATTCAG GTCCTCCGAGAACTAAATTTTGAATTCGATAACCTCGAGAGGAGATCTACCACTGGCAACGGGGCGGATGGTAGTAATCTTCGTTTCTGGACAAACCATCGAGTAATGGAGTGGCTTAGAGTGGTTGATCTAGCGGAATATGCTCCCAACATGAGAGGATCCGGAGTGCATGGAGGTTTACTGGTGTACGAAGGCAGATTTACTTCAGAATTATTGGCCACGCTGCTCAGTATTTCTCCTGGGAAAACTCTTCTCCGAAGGCATTTAACTACGCATTTCAATCAAATTCTTGGTAGAGAAGTCGTGCAAACGAAAAGGGAAATTGAAAGCACTCTTGGATTTGTTCCGCTCACACTTACAGCTCGCTTGAAG GTACCAAAGAAATCTCAGTTCACGTTGAAGCGTAAGAAGAGCAAGAACGAAGCTGACTATGGTAATTTAGTCTGCCCTTTGGAAGCTTCACCTCCAGGTACCCCATCGACACCTACTTCGACTCCAGGCAGCCCTAACTTGAATTCACCCACATTCTAA
- the Liprin-beta gene encoding liprin-beta 1 isoform X2, with protein MTAKNLLRYNIEDTRLIMEEEEKGHARGSDSSEAISRIKQWDSRWTPSEGYDSSGTSNSEQEEDEFANIDFFEQQVHESGNCFCQSCPLGYAKMIALRGSVPNLCPPTNLAHIGTIPPFCPAVYNMSLCSEKHSCQGDHKEYRGNRSNQSFEPGKKRRLRNRIDREQRARSQTDLFLRRRESHCCPLQHFQDARKWNESQAKTEERLRKLENERGALRMEVSVLSEQVDAQSNKIQELESMLRGKKDSLRRMEEALQKEVLSRSALETQKLELLSSLSEMKLRQASLEHENLALRSTSPVSNGERFGRHTSQYSSLPRPPSSSKKGVVFGKVPSLTSGAHTTVPLAIRGASARCLSAPTLAEEEKTIIIEDSSSRVETVAEKPLAELSMEEIGDWLANLGLECYASELRRWGATGAKLLECSQQQLEKELEIKVILHRKKLLYAVESEKSGGLDFLGSDKMDNAAVLRWLDDIGLPQHKEAFHNGKVDGRMLHRLTTEDLLNLGVTAQLHAASLRRGIQVLRELNFEFDNLERRSTTGNGADGSNLRFWTNHRVMEWLRVVDLAEYAPNMRGSGVHGGLLVYEGRFTSELLATLLSISPGKTLLRRHLTTHFNQILGREVVQTKREIESTLGFVPLTLTARLKVPKKSQFTLKRKKSKNEADYGNLVCPLEASPPDQEKSNQRKIISCI; from the exons ATGACCGCAAAGAATTTGTTAAGATACAATATCGAAGATACAAGATTAATCATGGAAGAAGAGGAGAAAGGGCACGCAAGAG GCTCAGACTCATCAGAAGCTATATCAAGAATAAAACAATGGGATAGTAGATGGACACCTTCAGAGGGCTATGATTCTTCAGGAACATCTAATTCTGAACAAGAAGAGGATGAATTTGCGAATATTGACTTCTTTGAGCAGCAAGTACATGAATCTGGCAACTGTTTTTGCCAG AGTTGTCCGTTAGGTTACGCTAAAATGATTGCTCTCAGAGGAAGCGTACCCAATCTCTGTCCACCCACAAATTTGGCTCACATTGGGACCATCCCACCTTTCTGTCCTGCAGTTTATAACATGAG CCTTTGTTCAGAAAAGCACAGTTGTCAGGGAGACCATAAAGAGTACAGAGGAAATCGAAGCAATCAGTCTTTTGAGCCAGGAAAAAAACGACGTCTTAGAAATAGAATAGATCGTGAGCAAAGAGCTAGATCGCAGACAGATCTCTTTTTAAGGAGAAGGGAATCTCATTGTTGTCCCCTACAGCATTTTCAAGATGCTCGAAAATGGAATGAATCTCAAGCAAAGACTGAG GAACGTTTAAGAAAATTAGAGAATGAACGTGGAGCATTACGCATGGAAGTATCAGTTTTATCAGAGCAGGTGGATGCACAGTCCAATAAAATCCAAGAATTGGAAAGTATGCTTAGAGGGAAGAAGGATTCCCTTAGGAGAATGGAGGAGGCATTGCAGAAA GAAGTACTCTCGAGAAGTGCTTTGGAAACACAGAAGTTAGAGCTTTTAAGCTCTTTGTCAGAAATGAAGCTCAGGCAAGCGAGTTTAGAACACGAAAACCTTGCGCTTAGGAGTACAAGTCCTGTATCGAAT GGAGAGAGATTTGGAAGGCATACCAGCCAGTACAGTAGTCTTCCTAGGCCACCAAGTTCTTCGAAGAAGGGTGTAGTTTTCGGTAAGGTTCCCAGTTTAACTTCTGGAGCACACACGACGGTACCATTGGCCATTAGAGGAGCCTCCGCGAGATGCCTGTCTGCGCCTACTCTAG CGGAAGAGGAGAAGACAATAATTATAGAAGATTCAAGTTCTCGAGTAGAAACAGTGGCTGAGAAACCTTTGGCAGAGCTATCGATGGAAGAAATTGGAGACTGGCTCGCAAACCTGGGATTAGAATGTTACGCGAGCGAATTAAGACGATGGGGCGCCACTGGAGCAAAATTGCTTGAATGTTCGCAGCAGCAATTAGAGAAGGAGTTAGAAATTAAAGTTATTCTGCACAGGAAGAAATTATTGTACGCGGTGGAGTCCGAGAAATCAGGTGGACTTGACTTTCTCGGGTCGGATAAG ATGGATAATGCAGCAGTTCTACGTTGGCTCGACGATATTGGTTTGCCGCAGCATAAAGAAGCCTTTCACAATGGTAAAGTTGATGGGAGAATGTTACATAGACTCACCACTGAAGATCTTTTAAATCTTGGAGTTACTGCACAATTGCATGCCGCGAGTCTTAGACGAGGAATTCAG GTCCTCCGAGAACTAAATTTTGAATTCGATAACCTCGAGAGGAGATCTACCACTGGCAACGGGGCGGATGGTAGTAATCTTCGTTTCTGGACAAACCATCGAGTAATGGAGTGGCTTAGAGTGGTTGATCTAGCGGAATATGCTCCCAACATGAGAGGATCCGGAGTGCATGGAGGTTTACTGGTGTACGAAGGCAGATTTACTTCAGAATTATTGGCCACGCTGCTCAGTATTTCTCCTGGGAAAACTCTTCTCCGAAGGCATTTAACTACGCATTTCAATCAAATTCTTGGTAGAGAAGTCGTGCAAACGAAAAGGGAAATTGAAAGCACTCTTGGATTTGTTCCGCTCACACTTACAGCTCGCTTGAAG GTACCAAAGAAATCTCAGTTCACGTTGAAGCGTAAGAAGAGCAAGAACGAAGCTGACTATGGTAATTTAGTCTGCCCTTTGGAAGCTTCACCTCCAG aTCAAGAAAAAAGCAATCAGAGGAAAATAATTAGTTGCATCTAA
- the Liprin-beta gene encoding liprin-beta 1 isoform X3, with amino-acid sequence MTAKNLLRYNIEDTRLIMEEEEKGHARGSDSSEAISRIKQWDSRWTPSEGYDSSGTSNSEQEEDEFANIDFFEQQVHESGNCFCQSCPLGYAKMIALRGSVPNLCPPTNLAHIGTIPPFCPAVYNMSLCSEKHSCQGDHKEYRGNRSNQSFEPGKKRRLRNRIDREQRARSQTDLFLRRRESHCCPLQHFQDARKWNESQAKTEERLRKLENERGALRMEVSVLSEQVDAQSNKIQELESMLRGKKDSLRRMEEALQKEVLSRSALETQKLELLSSLSEMKLRQASLEHENLALRSTSPVSNGERFGRHTSQYSSLPRPPSSSKKGVVFAEEEKTIIIEDSSSRVETVAEKPLAELSMEEIGDWLANLGLECYASELRRWGATGAKLLECSQQQLEKELEIKVILHRKKLLYAVESEKSGGLDFLGSDKMDNAAVLRWLDDIGLPQHKEAFHNGKVDGRMLHRLTTEDLLNLGVTAQLHAASLRRGIQVLRELNFEFDNLERRSTTGNGADGSNLRFWTNHRVMEWLRVVDLAEYAPNMRGSGVHGGLLVYEGRFTSELLATLLSISPGKTLLRRHLTTHFNQILGREVVQTKREIESTLGFVPLTLTARLKVPKKSQFTLKRKKSKNEADYGNLVCPLEASPPGTPSTPTSTPGSPNLNSPTF; translated from the exons ATGACCGCAAAGAATTTGTTAAGATACAATATCGAAGATACAAGATTAATCATGGAAGAAGAGGAGAAAGGGCACGCAAGAG GCTCAGACTCATCAGAAGCTATATCAAGAATAAAACAATGGGATAGTAGATGGACACCTTCAGAGGGCTATGATTCTTCAGGAACATCTAATTCTGAACAAGAAGAGGATGAATTTGCGAATATTGACTTCTTTGAGCAGCAAGTACATGAATCTGGCAACTGTTTTTGCCAG AGTTGTCCGTTAGGTTACGCTAAAATGATTGCTCTCAGAGGAAGCGTACCCAATCTCTGTCCACCCACAAATTTGGCTCACATTGGGACCATCCCACCTTTCTGTCCTGCAGTTTATAACATGAG CCTTTGTTCAGAAAAGCACAGTTGTCAGGGAGACCATAAAGAGTACAGAGGAAATCGAAGCAATCAGTCTTTTGAGCCAGGAAAAAAACGACGTCTTAGAAATAGAATAGATCGTGAGCAAAGAGCTAGATCGCAGACAGATCTCTTTTTAAGGAGAAGGGAATCTCATTGTTGTCCCCTACAGCATTTTCAAGATGCTCGAAAATGGAATGAATCTCAAGCAAAGACTGAG GAACGTTTAAGAAAATTAGAGAATGAACGTGGAGCATTACGCATGGAAGTATCAGTTTTATCAGAGCAGGTGGATGCACAGTCCAATAAAATCCAAGAATTGGAAAGTATGCTTAGAGGGAAGAAGGATTCCCTTAGGAGAATGGAGGAGGCATTGCAGAAA GAAGTACTCTCGAGAAGTGCTTTGGAAACACAGAAGTTAGAGCTTTTAAGCTCTTTGTCAGAAATGAAGCTCAGGCAAGCGAGTTTAGAACACGAAAACCTTGCGCTTAGGAGTACAAGTCCTGTATCGAAT GGAGAGAGATTTGGAAGGCATACCAGCCAGTACAGTAGTCTTCCTAGGCCACCAAGTTCTTCGAAGAAGGGTGTAGTTTTCG CGGAAGAGGAGAAGACAATAATTATAGAAGATTCAAGTTCTCGAGTAGAAACAGTGGCTGAGAAACCTTTGGCAGAGCTATCGATGGAAGAAATTGGAGACTGGCTCGCAAACCTGGGATTAGAATGTTACGCGAGCGAATTAAGACGATGGGGCGCCACTGGAGCAAAATTGCTTGAATGTTCGCAGCAGCAATTAGAGAAGGAGTTAGAAATTAAAGTTATTCTGCACAGGAAGAAATTATTGTACGCGGTGGAGTCCGAGAAATCAGGTGGACTTGACTTTCTCGGGTCGGATAAG ATGGATAATGCAGCAGTTCTACGTTGGCTCGACGATATTGGTTTGCCGCAGCATAAAGAAGCCTTTCACAATGGTAAAGTTGATGGGAGAATGTTACATAGACTCACCACTGAAGATCTTTTAAATCTTGGAGTTACTGCACAATTGCATGCCGCGAGTCTTAGACGAGGAATTCAG GTCCTCCGAGAACTAAATTTTGAATTCGATAACCTCGAGAGGAGATCTACCACTGGCAACGGGGCGGATGGTAGTAATCTTCGTTTCTGGACAAACCATCGAGTAATGGAGTGGCTTAGAGTGGTTGATCTAGCGGAATATGCTCCCAACATGAGAGGATCCGGAGTGCATGGAGGTTTACTGGTGTACGAAGGCAGATTTACTTCAGAATTATTGGCCACGCTGCTCAGTATTTCTCCTGGGAAAACTCTTCTCCGAAGGCATTTAACTACGCATTTCAATCAAATTCTTGGTAGAGAAGTCGTGCAAACGAAAAGGGAAATTGAAAGCACTCTTGGATTTGTTCCGCTCACACTTACAGCTCGCTTGAAG GTACCAAAGAAATCTCAGTTCACGTTGAAGCGTAAGAAGAGCAAGAACGAAGCTGACTATGGTAATTTAGTCTGCCCTTTGGAAGCTTCACCTCCAGGTACCCCATCGACACCTACTTCGACTCCAGGCAGCCCTAACTTGAATTCACCCACATTCTAA